Part of the Trichoderma asperellum chromosome 1, complete sequence genome is shown below.
AAGCCGTTTGGATTTATGTATGTTACGGACGAAGCGCAAAAAAGGAGATGTGATAAGAGCATTGATGGAAAGCCAAGAAACCGAGACGAATCTGAGCAGGGCATGCAGTATAAAAAAGGCAGTGGGTCAAAAAGAGATGTCAGCAAAAAAGCGATAAGGGAAACTCCCCAAGTAAGGATGGTAcctagaagagaaaaaggtaaaaaagaGGGGTGGCGAAGAGACGAAAAGAAAGCTCGGTTAGCAGCCTAGCATGCGGTTTTGCAGACTTGTGGCTTGCTTTGGATCTGAGGATTCGGTTCGTGGGAGGCGTCaaggtgtgtgtgtgcgtctAGAATCCAAGGATGGCTGCCACTGCCAAGCTGGAAGCCTGTTTCGAGAGAGAGCAACGCTGTAGGGAGAGCGATGGGTTGAGTGGGTTTGCGAATTGATATCACATGTTTGAGAGCAGCCGGCTGGCCGGATCAGATCCCCGCTGTGCTGGGATGGGGGGCAGCCGGGGTAGGTGATATGTTGATGCGTTGATACGTTGATATACAGCACTGTGCATGTATCAGGACTGCTACTGGCACAAGATGGAGGGTGTAGAGAGGCgacggatggatggatggcttcgtgcattgcattgcattgcactTGATCTAGGCATATTGATGATTCACAAGGTGCGGGGAAGCGCCAGCCAGCCGCGGCGTGGCTTGTGGCTTGTCAGTGCTTGGCACTCAGGGCGGGTATGAAGCTTTCGCGGCGACAGAGACGTGGGACAGGCCCCGAGTCATTGGATGCTGATTTGGCATCTGCAATTGCTGTAACTCCGTAGCGTATCAGTAATACACGTCAATTCCCCAGACGGCATCTGCTGGCGAACACCGAAGAGCATCGCGTAGCTTATTATATACCATGTAGAAAACGATACTGCATCCGATGGAGTCCAGCTCGAGATCGGTCCAGAGTGGATCGCCGGGAGACCGTTTCGCCCTCCCCGCTTTCTCCACCCGAGTTTCTCGCCTATAGCACTGTTAGACTCTACAGAGGGTGGATGGTTCACCGTTTGATACACGAACGTGCAGTTCAGCTCATTCTGCTGTCTCACTTGGACGACGCCGACTCGTGGACAACCGACAtcttaagaaaaaaaaaaaaagaggaggcgCAAAAAACCAGCCTTGTCAGAGCATCCACTCTATTGCAAACTCAATTTCTAGAGAACAATCAACATGGGTGCCTGaaattgaagagagagagagagagagagagagagagcctcgTTCACAATGTGCCAACAACACCAAGACCAAGCCCAAGATGGCCGGTCGCACTACCGAGACCCCTTTCCCTGGCATCTCGGCGCCTTTGACGCGCACTGCCATCCCACCGATACCATGGCCTCGATTGCCTCTCTCGCCACGCTCAACGCCCGAGTTCTCGCTATCATGGCCACCCGCTCTCAGGACCAGCATCTCATTGCCAAAGTCGCAACCGAGCATGGCATTTCCGATTCGGACTCGCCTTTGAATTATCAAGGCGGCAGCGCGAGCGTAGACCCAGCTTCCGCTGCTCCAGTTGGCAAAAAGGCATGCAAAGTTGTTCCGGCTTTTGGCTGGCATCCATGGTTCTCATACCAGCTCTACGATGATACCGCCTCCAATCCCACATACAAGGCTCCCAATCCCGAGAATTCAGACACTTCAGCTGCAGAAGATGCCAAGATTGCCCATTACAAAGTCGTTCTCTCGCCTACTCCCAAAGAGCCgtctttcctctcttctcttccccctCCAACCCCCCTATCGTCATTCATCGCATCCACTCGCGAATACCTCCTTGCTTTCCCTCACGCTCTAGTTGGCGAAATCGGCCTCGACAAGGGCTTCCGTCTCCCCCAACAATGGCTCCCCGACGACGCATCTTGCCGTGACGAGGGCCTCACCCCCGGCGGGCGGGAGGGCCGCCTCCTCAGCCGGTACCGCGTGCAgatgcagcaccagcaggcaGTCTTGCAGGCGCAGCTGCGGCTCGCGGGTGAGACGGGGAGAGCAGTCAGCGTGCATGGGGTGCAAGCCCACGGCGTGTTGTATGACACCATGGCGGCTTGTTGGAAGGGCCACGAGAGGAAGATCCTGTCccgaagggagaagaaaaggatcgCCCCCGGGGCCgaagagagcagcagctctgatgatgatgacggcggTGGAACTAATGAACTGGAGACaggagctgctgcaaagagcaagaaaaagaaaccgGCACTCGGCAAACCCTTCCCACCGCGAATATGCCTCCACTCCTACAGTGGCAGTGCCGATACCCTTAAACAGTGGTTCCATCCCGCAGTCCCCTCCAAAATCTTCGCATCCTTCTCCACGGCCGTCAATCTAGGCACCGACGGTGGCAGGGCAAAACTCGAGGGCGTCGTGCGTGCCGTGCCTGACGACAGGATCCTCGTAGAGAGTGACTTGCACATGGCGGGtgacgaggccgaggcggTGCTGGAGGATATGTATCGGCTGGTGTGTGAGATTAAGGGGTGGGATCTCGAGCAAGGGGTTGGGACTATAGGGAAGAATTTTCAAGAGTTCGTGTATGGTTAATTAGATGTAGCAGATTCGacaatgaaaaaaaaaaaatttaaaaaaaattccaatAATTATCATTCAAAATTTCTATtccttattaaaaaaacaaaaatgctAAATTTCTATGAACGTGATCTTGTCGGTGGTACGCTTGCCTGTTTCTTTGTCCGTTAGTTGTATATGACACCACGGCCTGATGAAtttatggttttttttttcctcttttgctataattattattatgtATTAATGGCCATTTTCGGCTTCATTTCCTTCCCAATCCTGATAACCCATAGTCTCTTTCATCTTCATGACGGTTTACTCAATTCCCATCGGGTCTCTTCTCATCACACATGTCCCTCACTTCGTCATAAGCAGGAGGGCTCACGTCCTCAGTGATCCTCGGCGGTAGTGACTGGTCCCTCCTTGCCGTCCTTCTCTCTTCGGCAGCCACCATGTCACTGACAACGGAAGCTGCCTCCTGGAAAGACGCAAGCTCGTCCTCCATAGAGGTATCCTCCTCATCCCTTGAATTGATCAACATGCTTGTCTTTTCG
Proteins encoded:
- a CDS encoding uncharacterized protein (EggNog:ENOG41), whose product is MCQQHQDQAQDGRSHYRDPFPWHLGAFDAHCHPTDTMASIASLATLNARVLAIMATRSQDQHLIAKVATEHGISDSDSPLNYQGGSASVDPASAAPVGKKACKVVPAFGWHPWFSYQLYDDTASNPTYKAPNPENSDTSAAEDAKIAHYKVVLSPTPKEPSFLSSLPPPTPLSSFIASTREYLLAFPHALVGEIGLDKGFRLPQQWLPDDASCRDEGLTPGGREGRLLSRYRVQMQHQQAVLQAQLRLAGETGRAVSVHGVQAHGVLYDTMAACWKGHERKILSRREKKRIAPGAEESSSSDDDDGGGTNELETGAAAKSKKKKPALGKPFPPRICLHSYSGSADTLKQWFHPAVPSKIFASFSTAVNLGTDGGRAKLEGVVRAVPDDRILVESDLHMAGDEAEAVLEDMYRLVCEIKGWDLEQGVGTIGKNFQEFVYG